The following are from one region of the Streptomyces rubrogriseus genome:
- a CDS encoding NAD(P)-dependent oxidoreductase, whose protein sequence is MSAPTGRPSAVTATATAVTVVGLGPMGRALAAAFVAAGVATTVWNRTPGRDAELVAAGAVAAASAEEAVAASPLTVVCVVNYDASDAVLRQEAVTAALKGRTVVNLSADTPGRARDTAEWAARHGVRYLDGAIMTPAPTIGTDDGVFLHSGPEELYEEHRPVLAALGGTHTHLGEDPGRAAAYDIALLDVFWTAMAGYAHALAVARAEGVTGAELAPFAHGIAAILPPLFTEFAADTDAGTYSGAINPVTSAVSTMAHVVHAAEAHGIDASLMRVIEGQARRVVARGHGSDGYTRVAEVITGR, encoded by the coding sequence ATGTCCGCACCCACCGGGCGGCCCTCCGCCGTCACCGCCACCGCCACCGCCGTCACCGTCGTCGGCCTGGGTCCGATGGGCCGTGCGCTGGCCGCCGCGTTCGTGGCCGCGGGGGTGGCCACCACCGTCTGGAACCGCACGCCGGGGCGGGACGCCGAGCTGGTCGCGGCGGGCGCGGTCGCCGCCGCGTCGGCCGAGGAGGCGGTCGCCGCCTCGCCGCTGACGGTCGTCTGCGTGGTGAACTACGACGCCTCGGACGCCGTGCTGCGCCAGGAGGCCGTCACCGCCGCGCTCAAGGGCCGGACGGTCGTGAACCTGAGCGCCGACACCCCCGGGCGCGCCCGGGACACGGCCGAGTGGGCCGCCCGGCACGGCGTCCGCTACCTGGACGGCGCGATCATGACCCCCGCCCCGACCATCGGCACGGACGACGGCGTGTTCCTGCACAGCGGCCCCGAGGAGCTGTACGAGGAGCACCGGCCGGTGCTGGCGGCGCTCGGCGGCACCCACACCCACCTGGGCGAGGACCCCGGGCGGGCGGCGGCCTACGACATCGCGCTGCTCGACGTCTTCTGGACGGCGATGGCGGGTTACGCGCACGCCCTCGCGGTGGCCCGGGCGGAGGGCGTCACCGGCGCGGAACTCGCGCCGTTCGCGCACGGCATCGCCGCGATCCTGCCGCCGCTGTTCACGGAGTTCGCCGCCGACACGGACGCCGGGACGTACTCGGGCGCGATCAACCCGGTCACCTCGGCCGTCTCGACCATGGCGCACGTCGTCCACGCCGCCGAGGCGCACGGCATCGACGCGAGCCTGATGCGGGTGATCGAGGGACAGGCCCGCCGGGTCGTCGCCCGGGGGCACGGCTCCGACGGCTACACCCGGGTCGCGGAGGTGATCACCGGGCGCTGA
- a CDS encoding DUF2516 family protein: protein MQGFAGFMWLLSIALILFSGFALIDAATRREDAYRAADKKTKPFWLIILGLAFVVNLIFNILSFLPIIGLIATIVYMVDVRPALRGLSGGGRSSRRGSSSDGPYGPYNGGR, encoded by the coding sequence ATGCAGGGGTTCGCAGGCTTCATGTGGCTGCTGAGCATCGCCCTGATCCTTTTCAGCGGCTTCGCTTTGATCGACGCCGCCACGCGCCGCGAGGACGCCTACCGCGCGGCCGACAAGAAGACCAAGCCCTTCTGGCTGATCATCCTCGGGCTCGCCTTCGTGGTGAACCTGATCTTCAACATCCTGTCGTTCCTGCCGATCATCGGTCTCATCGCGACGATCGTGTACATGGTCGACGTACGGCCCGCGCTGCGCGGTCTGTCCGGCGGCGGCCGCAGCAGCCGCCGCGGCTCCAGCAGCGACGGCCCGTACGGCCCGTACAACGGCGGACGCTGA
- a CDS encoding winged helix-turn-helix transcriptional regulator — MAHRRHDPNVCGVTAAIAVIEGKWKTTLLWLLESGPHRPAELRRRAPGLTEKVLTQALREMEADDLVDRRVYDVLPLRTEYSLTPFGRDLAEALSPLSDWGHRRLDRLAAPEPAVRAPS; from the coding sequence ATGGCACACCGGCGCCACGATCCGAACGTCTGCGGAGTGACCGCCGCGATCGCCGTGATCGAGGGCAAGTGGAAGACCACGCTGCTGTGGCTGCTGGAGTCCGGCCCGCACCGCCCGGCCGAGCTGCGCCGGAGGGCGCCGGGCCTCACCGAGAAGGTGCTGACGCAGGCGCTGCGCGAGATGGAGGCGGACGACCTGGTGGACCGACGGGTGTACGACGTGCTGCCGCTGCGGACCGAGTACTCCCTGACCCCGTTCGGCCGCGATCTCGCCGAGGCCCTTTCCCCCCTCTCCGACTGGGGCCACCGCCGCCTGGACCGGCTGGCGGCACCGGAGCCCGCCGTCCGCGCGCCTTCCTGA
- a CDS encoding PP2C family protein-serine/threonine phosphatase, translating to MPVPVPRQRAIPAVECGQAPAASPDSGPSKEQAPPGTPQAENAATRREKTPENPTEKREKPTDTSTETSTGTSTSSGTSTGTGTGTGTDRTPTPGVRAESAAPTNLTVLLIEDDPAGSPIVPDLLDQSGKPIRVRTARNLTEAGRLLTDDVHCILLDLALSSPAPARTNADAGGNGSGGDAEDDDELAVLRQVLELAPRHAVLALTSSSDAERGAEAVAVGAQDYLFRDELDGRLLSRAIRYAVERKRSDSAERRLAEGRVRAQENRRLERGLLPTPLLAGSPLRFAARYRPGRSRALLGGDFYDVVRTPDGTVHAMIGDVCGHGPDEAALGVELRIAWRALTLAGLCGDELLGTLQQVLEHERSDDEIFATLCAVDISPDGRRAGLCLAGHPSPLLSRPGMPARLLPYDNNGPALGLLPGARWPRTQVELGAEWSLMLYTDGLIEGHVGGGRERLGQDGMVELVRRQRAEGLTGEELLRATVNEVRELNGGELADDLAVVLLDRTA from the coding sequence ATGCCCGTACCCGTACCGCGGCAGAGGGCGATCCCGGCCGTGGAGTGTGGTCAGGCGCCCGCCGCGTCCCCGGACAGCGGCCCTTCCAAGGAACAGGCCCCGCCCGGGACGCCCCAGGCCGAGAACGCCGCCACCCGGCGAGAGAAAACCCCAGAGAACCCCACGGAGAAGCGCGAGAAGCCCACGGACACCAGCACGGAGACCAGCACCGGCACGAGCACCAGCTCCGGCACGAGCACCGGCACCGGCACCGGCACCGGCACCGACCGGACGCCGACGCCCGGCGTCCGGGCCGAGAGCGCGGCTCCCACGAACCTGACGGTGCTGCTGATCGAGGACGATCCGGCCGGCTCGCCGATCGTGCCGGACCTGCTCGACCAGTCCGGCAAGCCGATCCGCGTCCGCACCGCGCGCAACCTCACCGAGGCCGGGCGGCTGCTGACCGACGACGTCCACTGCATCCTGCTGGACCTCGCCCTGTCCTCCCCCGCCCCGGCCCGCACGAACGCCGACGCCGGTGGCAACGGCAGCGGCGGCGACGCGGAGGACGACGACGAGCTGGCGGTGCTCCGGCAGGTCCTGGAGCTGGCGCCCCGGCACGCCGTGCTCGCCCTCACCTCCTCCAGCGACGCCGAGCGCGGCGCCGAGGCGGTGGCGGTCGGCGCGCAGGACTACCTGTTCCGCGACGAGCTGGACGGCCGCCTGCTGAGCCGGGCGATCCGCTACGCCGTCGAGCGCAAGCGGTCCGACTCGGCGGAGCGGCGGCTGGCCGAGGGCAGGGTGCGGGCGCAGGAGAACCGCCGCCTGGAGCGCGGCCTGCTGCCGACCCCGCTGCTGGCGGGCTCCCCGCTGCGCTTCGCCGCCCGCTACCGCCCGGGCCGCTCGCGCGCGCTGCTGGGCGGCGACTTCTACGACGTCGTGCGCACCCCGGACGGCACCGTGCACGCCATGATCGGCGATGTCTGCGGGCACGGCCCGGACGAGGCGGCGCTCGGCGTGGAGCTGCGGATCGCCTGGCGGGCGCTGACGCTGGCGGGGCTGTGCGGCGACGAGCTGCTCGGCACGCTCCAGCAGGTGCTGGAGCACGAACGCTCGGACGACGAGATCTTCGCGACGCTGTGCGCCGTGGACATCTCCCCGGACGGCCGCCGCGCGGGCCTGTGCCTGGCCGGGCACCCGTCCCCGCTGCTCAGCCGCCCGGGCATGCCCGCACGGCTGCTGCCCTACGACAACAACGGCCCGGCGCTGGGGCTGCTGCCGGGCGCCCGCTGGCCGCGGACGCAGGTGGAGCTGGGCGCCGAGTGGAGCCTGATGCTGTACACCGACGGCCTGATCGAGGGCCACGTCGGCGGGGGCCGGGAGCGGCTCGGCCAGGACGGCATGGTGGAGCTGGTCCGCCGCCAGCGCGCCGAGGGTCTGACCGGTGAGGAGCTGCTGCGGGCGACCGTCAACGAGGTCCGCGAACTCAACGGCGGCGAGCTGGCCGACGACCTGGCCGTGGTCCTGCTGGACCGGACGGCCTGA
- a CDS encoding helix-turn-helix domain-containing protein gives MASLNVGNLGEYLREQRRNAQLSLRQLADAAGVSNPYLSQIERGLRKPSAEVLQQVAKALRISAETLYVRAGILDAERDREDVETRAVILADPSLNERQKQVLLQVYESFRKENGFGTDAEPGADADIAVDGAATTQNPHS, from the coding sequence ATGGCATCGCTCAACGTCGGCAATCTCGGTGAGTACCTGCGCGAGCAGCGGCGCAACGCGCAGCTGTCGCTCCGGCAGCTCGCCGACGCCGCGGGCGTGTCCAACCCGTACCTGAGCCAGATCGAGCGCGGGCTGCGCAAGCCGAGCGCGGAGGTGCTCCAGCAGGTCGCCAAGGCGCTGCGGATCTCCGCCGAGACGCTGTACGTCCGCGCGGGGATCCTCGACGCGGAGCGGGACCGGGAGGACGTGGAGACGCGTGCGGTCATCCTCGCCGACCCCTCGCTGAACGAGCGCCAGAAACAGGTGCTGCTCCAGGTCTACGAGTCCTTCCGCAAGGAGAACGGGTTCGGGACCGACGCGGAGCCGGGCGCCGACGCCGACATCGCCGTCGACGGGGCTGCAACGACACAAAACCCTCACTCGTAA